One region of Candidatus Hydrogenedentota bacterium genomic DNA includes:
- a CDS encoding Pr6Pr family membrane protein translates to MRVAIGSFRFLVAVIAIAGVLLQVLKSSTPLRPFVTFTIQSNLLVAACFAVAAWRTFRDRPSVAPLLKGAVTVYILITALVYKFILAGKPNDFPPPPQAPVYEVQANYDSSQALRSDEWPVNPQRKPYSLPSKLLHIVVPIMAVADWLLFDARRRYRWRYAVIWIAYPVVYLIFVLSRGVLFPGTKYPYPFLDVARIGYHGVASNGAIYGLAFVLLGLAIVAIDRTLPGKDATVTE, encoded by the coding sequence GTGCGCGTAGCGATTGGGTCGTTCAGGTTCCTGGTTGCCGTCATCGCCATTGCTGGCGTGTTACTGCAGGTGCTGAAAAGCTCGACCCCGCTGAGGCCGTTTGTGACCTTCACGATCCAGAGCAATCTGCTCGTGGCGGCATGCTTTGCTGTCGCCGCATGGCGCACGTTTCGCGACCGGCCCTCTGTCGCCCCTCTACTCAAAGGCGCGGTGACGGTCTATATCCTAATTACGGCCTTGGTCTACAAGTTTATTCTGGCGGGAAAACCCAACGACTTTCCCCCACCGCCTCAAGCGCCGGTTTACGAGGTGCAAGCCAATTACGACTCATCGCAGGCTCTACGAAGCGACGAATGGCCGGTAAATCCGCAACGCAAGCCGTACAGTCTACCCAGCAAGCTGCTCCACATTGTCGTGCCCATCATGGCGGTGGCCGATTGGCTTCTCTTCGATGCGCGTCGCCGGTACCGGTGGCGATACGCGGTCATATGGATCGCATACCCCGTCGTATATCTCATCTTCGTCCTGTCGCGCGGAGTGCTATTCCCAGGCACCAAGTATCCGTATCCGTTCCTCGATGTGGCCCGTATCGGTTACCATGGGGTCGCGTCCAATGGCGCCATCTACGGATTGGCCTTTGTCCTCTTGGGCTTGGCCATCGTGGCCATTGACCGCACGTTGCCGGGCAAGGATGCGACCGTCACGGAGTAG
- a CDS encoding helix-turn-helix transcriptional regulator yields the protein MNVKGALPTLILQVLLGGPLHGYRIAQEIKKRSKGVLEFREGTLYPALHDLENRGLITSEEIMVKGRPRRDYRLTDAGRGILLDEREEWRRYVKAVDLVLGEG from the coding sequence ATGAACGTCAAGGGCGCTTTGCCGACGCTCATACTTCAGGTGCTTTTGGGGGGGCCTCTCCACGGCTATCGTATCGCCCAGGAAATCAAAAAGCGCTCCAAAGGCGTGCTCGAGTTTCGTGAAGGCACGCTATATCCCGCCTTGCACGATCTTGAGAATCGCGGCCTCATCACATCCGAGGAAATCATGGTCAAAGGCCGGCCCCGCCGCGATTATCGGCTAACCGACGCGGGCCGGGGCATCCTCCTCGACGAACGCGAAGAATGGCGCCGTTACGTGAAAGCCGTCGACTTGGTGTTGGGGGAAGGGTGA
- a CDS encoding permease prefix domain 1-containing protein: MFSRSSGSDQSRPSGEPLTSPQEPALPPPLPAHYVLVNEWIETATRGLCVEARERIAAEVRRHVCEAVAEFEAPGQSPEEALTAAIRQLGDAKSARRGFKRTNLTKREARIVSSPRVSPDLEFVSTLCFRSLEFAGAAFLLFGFGLVVYEIHRSGSWLDMWHVTRIVLGGFVVYAQAATLMHSLRGKWRWSLAFRSVASFGLVIMLFEPGYMFDPVVGFYICCIYGVLAIPQMAFAMFCARLWWKMGYVVGGPRQEL; this comes from the coding sequence ATGTTTTCACGATCAAGTGGAAGTGACCAGTCACGACCATCGGGAGAACCATTAACGTCTCCGCAAGAGCCTGCACTCCCCCCACCGTTGCCCGCTCACTATGTTCTGGTCAACGAGTGGATTGAGACTGCAACGCGCGGCCTGTGCGTCGAGGCCCGGGAACGCATCGCAGCCGAAGTGCGCAGGCACGTCTGCGAGGCGGTGGCCGAATTCGAGGCGCCGGGGCAATCGCCCGAAGAGGCATTGACCGCCGCCATACGGCAATTGGGCGATGCGAAGTCCGCGCGCAGGGGTTTCAAACGCACGAACCTGACGAAGCGTGAGGCCCGCATTGTGTCCTCACCAAGAGTTTCCCCAGATTTGGAGTTCGTGTCCACGCTGTGTTTCCGATCCCTTGAATTTGCTGGCGCTGCGTTTCTACTTTTTGGATTCGGCCTAGTTGTTTACGAGATCCACCGCTCTGGATCTTGGTTGGACATGTGGCATGTCACGAGAATCGTACTTGGTGGTTTTGTAGTCTACGCGCAAGCTGCAACTCTTATGCATTCGCTTCGTGGCAAATGGAGATGGTCGCTTGCCTTTCGGTCAGTTGCCAGCTTCGGGTTGGTGATTATGCTATTTGAACCTGGTTACATGTTCGATCCCGTCGTGGGCTTCTACATCTGCTGCATTTATGGCGTTCTTGCCATCCCTCAAATGGCATTCGCAATGTTTTGCGCGCGGTTGTGGTGGAAGATGGGGTACGTAGTCGGCGGCCCCAGGCAGGAACTCTGA